In Vicia villosa cultivar HV-30 ecotype Madison, WI linkage group LG7, Vvil1.0, whole genome shotgun sequence, the DNA window ATTAACTTCATtcacaaataaattaaatttataacaaattatattgtatatgattttatatTTATCATCTTGGTCAATTATCAATTTTATCAAGCTTTTTAAATTTACCCAGCaatgttattatttaattttatccactatttttttgtcaaataaaatatataagcTTTTACTTTAATCGTGTTCATACTTATCGATGTCACCTCTTTTCCTAAATTCAATTTAGTTGTGTCAAATATTTGAGGAAATACTACATGATAAAGCAAAGGAGGCATATTATATGCTTTAACATTGTTATGCACAAAAGAGAATCAATTTGAGAAATGTTACCGTAATATTCGAATATTAAATATAATGGTGAATTTTCTCCATGACTGTAATTTGCACAAAATAAATTGATAACTAAAAGACACATTGGTATCACACAAGCTTGGAAGATAAGATGGCTTCGTGCATGGATGCCATGTAGAAGATAAAACAAATTAGTTTAGATTCCCTTATAGATTCCACAATTGAGCATGGAGGGTGAGAATGCAAATTGTCATGCATGGAGGACATGTGCACAAGTTTCCTACCCACTTGGTGGAATGAATATGATTAATAGGACAAATCTTGCATGCAGCTATAGTAGTTATGCATTTATCTATATAAAGAGAACCTTGTATCTGTTTTAAATACACTCACTTAAACACCCCACAATTATCATTTCTTTATATCTAGGAAAATGAAGTTTGCACATGTATATGTTTTAGCTTCATTTTGTGTAAGTTTGTTGTTTTCATACTCTTTAGCTTGATTATGGCATATGCAtgtctttttttaataaaatcagatGAGTAAAAAACTCCTTAATTTTGTAACCCAACATTCATAGATAATATGTGAATATTTTTTCTAGATTGCTTTTGTCGGAATTGGTGCGACACTATCAGGAGAAGATTATTGGCAATCTGTTTGGTCAAACACTCCTCTGCCAAGTGCTTTCGCCGATCTATTGCTTCCTTGTtagtaattaaattatatatttttcttttttataattttaattatgcttatatatatgtattgaattatTCCCTCATAATAAGactattttgaaatatttaagaACTAATAAATTTTGTGCTTCATATGGCAGATGGAAAAACTAATAACCTACCTATTAAGTACGAAGAGTTAAACCAATACTCGACACTCTTTTTTCCACATGACCTTTATCCTGGGAAAACTATCATCTTGGGTAACACTAAATCTGCTGGAAACACAGTGCGACCATTCACTGAACCAAAACAAGGTGTCACAGATTCCATATGgttgaaaaataaagaaagacAAAGTCTTGATGACTTTTGTAAGAGCCCAACCGCTAAAGGAGAACACAAACATTGTGTCTCATCTTTGGAATCAATGATTGATCATGTCATTTCACATTTTGGAACCACAAAAATTAAAGCTATTTCAAGTACCTTTGACAAAAATCAAGACCAATATGTGGTGGAGGAAGTGAAAAAAATTGGAGACAATGCTGTGATGTGTCAtagattaaattttgaaaaagttGTATTCAATTGCCACCAAGTTCGTGCAACAACTGCTTATGTGGTCTCATTGGTAACCCCTCAAGGAGATAAAACTAAGGCTTTAACTGTTTGCCACCATGACACAAGAGGAATGAACCCCGAGTTGCTTTATGAAGCTCTCAAAGTCAAACCTGGAACTGTCCCTGTTTGTCATTTCATTGGAAATAAGGCTGCTGCTTGGGTACCCGATAATTCTGTTGACCATCCTTGTGTCATCTAGATGCTTACTAGTCATGCACATCATTTCCAATAAAATATATCACGGTAAAACCATGCTTGACATTTGAGGATTTTTAACTTTATGGGATCCTCACGTTCATACTAGAATTGCTTTAAAATAATAGATGTATTTATGGAGAACTATGATGTGCAATTTTAAATTCCATGTATTCTAAATAAAACATGCTAGTTCTAAACTAATTAGAACTATGGTTTGTAACTTTGTATCTGGTGGTATCTAAGTATCTTATGACCAGTTTCCTTGTATGTTTGAATTTCGTAATGCAAAAgaagtgtttgatatattatattattgatatattttctttcaattttcataataaaataattatcataTGAGTATTTTAAGACGTGGAAAAAAATTTCATCTTATCAAggattagataaataattgactTAAATTGAAAGGATGTTTCATTTggtaaattaaaacaaattatatacTAATATGATTTGACTTAAAAGTGAATAAGAATCATGTTCTATTCTAGAACCATAAATGGAAAGTGAATTAGAGGTCATGGCTGATATGAGTTTCTTGTCTGGTGAAGAGGGGAATGACCTTCATGGAATTTACACCAATGTTAAAGTCAGTATGTGAATGGGAAGAGTGAattgaaattgaatttaaaattggaTAATTGGGTCAATGCCTTCAATATATGTAGTAGACATGGAATAACAGACTTTTTATTTGCCATGCGTTAATTGTAAAGAGTTGTTCGATAAACCTGAAGTTTAGATCATTCATTGCTTTTTAGATGAAAGTTCTTGAGCACTGGTAAAGGCTCTGTCACAATTTCTTCCAGCAAGTTGGGCCTATGATAAAATTTTAAAAGTGCTTGTACGGAATCTTGAAGAGAAAGCTCTCTCTAACCCACTTTTACTCTCGATTGGTTTTTGTATCCGATGCAATAGGTGGAAATTTTGTTTTAGGGAAGGGTTTTAACCTCGGTTGGTAGAaaatttctgttttttttataaatacgaCTTTTTAATATTTTACCTAATTTTTCATTTTAACCTGTTATTTTTTGAAGTGTAACCTAAATTACACATTTTTCAGAAACAAAAGCAAATGACATATTTAGAAAACAAAACTATATATACCTTAAGAACCAAACGGTATACATTTTGTACTAAAATGCATCCTTTACACCAAAATAAAAGTATCACACATATCTTTATTTAGAGACCACAAATCAGCTTGGCGATTGAGAATGCAAATTATCATGCATGGAGGACATGTGCATCAACTTTCCTACCACCTTGAATGAATCAATATGACTAGTAGGACAAGTTTTACATGCAACTATAGCTATGCATTTAGTGGATAGTTCATTTCTCATGTCT includes these proteins:
- the LOC131617477 gene encoding embryonic abundant protein VF30.1-like, which translates into the protein MKFAHVYVLASFCIAFVGIGATLSGEDYWQSVWSNTPLPSAFADLLLPYGKTNNLPIKYEELNQYSTLFFPHDLYPGKTIILGNTKSAGNTVRPFTEPKQGVTDSIWLKNKERQSLDDFCKSPTAKGEHKHCVSSLESMIDHVISHFGTTKIKAISSTFDKNQDQYVVEEVKKIGDNAVMCHRLNFEKVVFNCHQVRATTAYVVSLVTPQGDKTKALTVCHHDTRGMNPELLYEALKVKPGTVPVCHFIGNKAAAWVPDNSVDHPCVI